Proteins from a single region of Pithys albifrons albifrons isolate INPA30051 chromosome 10, PitAlb_v1, whole genome shotgun sequence:
- the PALMD gene encoding palmdelphin: protein MEEAELLKERFQAITDKRKLQEEITQKRLKVEEEKMKHQHLKKKALREKWLLDGLSSMTPKEQQEMQKQNQEDQQRTHELEQDIFRLEKEIEALERQEMEVSAKEEAILKKLKSVEKTTEDIIKSVKTEKAGFEKEAADYIYASIPDLPKHFRPSTLRSTAQAVTEDEEKRKALFAMEIKVEKDKKTGENTVLSTIPLPSKEFKETGIKVYDDGRKSVYAVSSNGSTTQNGMDELAPVEVEDLLRQATEKNSQSPTEYHEPVFANKFCRPVTPQKDKLAPGPKLENSDRREINGFSNQTKLSKTEPFMQQNKENGLDLPKVIQPTSPSPVISHSEKKVHTNTENRMIHNEERKAAHEELKPHQNTRERHNETRFLSPQHLNETSPAPQEEEDVQYNIVQAVPCYVDDSEPVTMVFMGYQRIDDDDAEADQKLSRYDGVIRAELVIIDDDDEDDSKSEKPAYHPIGHYSQVYQPPSRKITEAPQTNPTTSTLGTSLNKLPHKNSISLQEQEECLSSSTHHAHLHSQVSGDGTEDPSLTALRMRMAKLGKKVI from the exons AAAAAGGCCTTGAGAGAAAAATGGCTCTTGGATGGCCTAAGCTCTATGACTCCAAAAGAGCAAcaagaaatgcaaaagcagaACCAGGAGGACCAACAACGGACTCATGAGCTGGAACAAGACATTTTCAG ACTAGAGAAGGAAATTGAAGCTCTGGAAAGACAGGAAATGGAAGTCTCAGCTAAGGAAGAAgcaattttaaagaaacttaAATCTGTTGAGAAAACAACAGAAGACATAATAAAG TCTGTGAAGACTGAAAAAGCAGGATTTGAAAAAG AGGCAGCAGACTACATCTATGCCAGCATACCTGACCTCCCCAAGCATTTCAGGCCTTCCACACTGAGAAGTACAGCACAGGCTGTCACCGAagatgaagaaaagagaaaag CATTGTTTGCCATGGAaattaaggttgaaaaagacaagaaaacaggagaaaacacaGTGTTATCAACAATACCTCTTCCCTCAAAGGAGTTTAAAGAGACTGGAATTAAAGTCTACGATGATGGCAGGAAGTCAGTCTATGCAGTGTCTTCAAATGGCAGTACAACACAAAATGGCATGGATGAACTTGCTCCTGTTGAAGTGGAGGACCTGCTACGGcaagcaactgaaaaaaattcccagTCTCCCACAGAGTATCATGAGCCCGTGTTTGCAAACAAATTTTGCAGGCCAGTTACTCCTCAGAAAGACAAATTAGCCCCTGGACCAAAACTGGAAAACTCTGACAGAAGAGAGATAAATGGATTTAGCAATCAGACAAAACTCTCCAAAACAGAGCCCTTTATgcagcaaaataaagaaaatgggCTTGATCTCCCAAAGGTAATACAGCCAACATCTCCTTCTCCAGTAATTTCCCATTCAGAGAAGAAAGTGCACACTAATACTGAGAACAGGATGATTCATAAcgaagaaagaaaagctgcacaTGAGGAATTAAAACCTCACCAGAATACAAGAGAAAGACATAACGAGACAAGGTTTTTAAGTCCCCAGCATCTTAATGAAACATCACCTGCACCTCAAGAGGAGGAAGACGTTCAATACAACATTGTCCAAGCTGTACCATGTTACGTGGATGATTCTGAACCAGTAACGATGGTTTTCATGGGTTATCAGCGCATTGATGATGACGATGCAGAAGCAGACCAGAAGTTGTCACGATATGATGGGGTTATCCGTGCAGAATTGGTTATcattgatgatgatgatgaagatgacAGCAAATCTGAGAAACCAGCATATCATCCCATAGGCCACTATAGTCAGGTTTATCAGCCACCgagcaggaaaatcacagaaGCCCCACAGACAAACCCTACAACAAGCACTCTGGGCACAAGCCTGAACAAGCTACCACACAAAAATTCCATCTCCCTGCAAGAACAAGAGGAATGCTTAAGTTCATCAACACACCATGCTCATCTCCACAGCCAGGTGTCTGGAGACGGTACAGAAGATCCCTCACTAACAG ctctgagGATGAGAATggcaaagctggggaaaaaagtgatttaa
- the FRRS1 gene encoding ferric-chelate reductase 1, whose product MAIILQLGHCNIRTGSKEELPGLAVAIWMVVCFHAPVGGYPNGKVREACTSMVPCHGSSPQLLPEHTVTVNGTKFKPGDNIEVHLSGPDFEGFFIQARDAEHLDGPAVGSFVLVDRRLSQLLTCGRTKNSAVSQTSKTKKKHIKVYWIAPGDAPKHVQFLATVVKKYRIFWVKIPGPIVSQPDVLSPTTPLHAASEAMSTSYPVSYLSKQFSASGCGSMKFCIRNPSNCDPGSASCFFLSFQKEESSVFIEMSGPSEGYLAFALSHDQWMGGDDAYLCVNEDHHVRACAAHLKGRSHPLLDSENALEDVWWRLVDGVLQCSFRRSIRLPAHKERFNLDASYYIFLADGEASEGGLIYKHRRQPLITDGPYNVTGPPQDIGGSRSPRLIRAHGALMFVAWITTVSIGVIVARFFKPVWAHSFLFGKEMWFQVHRMLMLTTVTLTSISFVLPFIYRGGWSQLAGFHPYLGCAVMALTIFQPLMAGFRPSRHAPRRQLFNWFHWSTGTTARILAVVTMFLGMDLPALDLPDPWDTYTMIGFVAWHVGIDVLLEIHSYCLIRKVEVIEGDRVQILQSLTSAEAEGHLFKQVVLTIYICGNIVFLIAFLLAINKI is encoded by the exons ATGGCAATTATACTGCAGCTTGGTCACTGTAACATAAGGACTGGCTCTAAG GAGGAGCTGCCTGGACTTGCTGTTGCTATTTGGATGGTGGTTTGTTTCCATGCACCTGTGGGTGGCTATCCAAATGGAAAAGTAAGAGAAGCCTGCACTAGCATGGTACCCTGTCATGGCAGCTCTCCACAACTCTTACCTGAGCACACCGTTACAGTGAATGGGACTAAATTTAAACCAGGGGACAACATAGAAG TTCATCTGTCTGGACCAGATTTTGAAGGATTTTTCATACAAGCCCGGGATGCAGAACACCTGGATGGCCCTGCAGTTGGTTCTTTTGTGTTAGTTGACCGGAGACTTTCTCAGCTTCTGACATGTGGTCGTACCAAG aatTCAGCTGTCAGTCaaacaagtaaaacaaaaaagaaacacataaaaGTGTATTGGATTGCTCCTGGAGATGCACCAAAACATGTACAGTTCCT AGCCACAGTTGTGAAGAAATACAGGATTTTCTGGGTAAAGATTCCTGGTCCCATTGTTTCTCAGCCTGATGTGCTGTCCCCAACAACACCTTTGCATGCAGCTTCAGAGGCTATGTCAACTTCATACCCAGTTTCCTACTTATCAAAGCAA TTTAGTGCATCAGGCTGTGGAAGTATGAAGTTCTGCATTAGGAACCCTTCAAACTGTGATCCTGGAAGTgcttcctgtttttttctgtccttccaaAAAGAGGAGAGTTCCGTATTTATTGAAATGAGTGGTCCAAGTGAAGGATATTTAGCATTTGCATTGTCCCATGACCAGTGGATG GGTGGTGATGATGCATATCTGTGTGTTAACGAGGACCACCATGTTCGTGCATGCGCTGCCCATCTGAAGGGACGAAGTCATCCTCTCTTGGATTCAGAG AATGCCCTTGAAGATGTGTGGTGGAGGCTTGTGGATGGTGTTCTTCAGTGTTCTTTCAGAAGGAGTATACGTCTTCCTGCTCACAAAGAGAGATTTAATCTGGATGCCAGTTACTACATCTTTCTGGCAGATGGGGAGGCTAGTGAAG GTGGACTAATATACAAACATCGTCGTCAGCCTCTGATCACCGATGGACCGTACAATGTTACAGGTCCTCCTCAGGATATTGGAGGCTCCCGGTCCCCACGACTTATCAGGGCTCATG GAGCACTAATGTTTGTTGCTTGGATTACCACAGTTAGTATTGGTGTTATTGTTGCAAGATTCTTCAAACCTGTCTGGGCTCATTCATTCCTGTTTGGAAAGGAGATGTGGTTTCAG GTGCATCGTATGCTTATGTTGACTACAGTCACGCTTACAAGCATTTCTTTTGTGTTGCCTTTTATATACCGAGGAGGTTGGAGCCAA CTAGCAGGTTTTCATCCCTATCTTGGCTGTGCTGTGATGGCTTTGACAATCTTTCAACCACTTATGGCAGGTTTCAGACCATCTCGTCATGCACCAAG GAGGCAATTGTTTAACTGGTTTCACTGGAGTACTGGTACAACAGCTAGAATATTAGCTG TGGTGACTATGTTCTTGGGAATGGATCTACCAGCACTTGACCTGCCAGACCCATGGGACACCTATACAATGATTGGCTTTGTAGCTTGGCATGTTGGTATTGATGTTCTTCTGGAAATACACAGCTACTGTCTCATACGTAAAG TTGAAGTGATAGAGGGTGACAGAGTACAGATACTGCAGTCACTCACATCTGCAGAAGCAGAG gGTCATCTGTTTAAACAGGTTGTGTTAACCATCTATATCTGTGGAAACATAGTATTCCTCATTGCCTTCCTGTTAGCAAtcaacaaaatatga